The Montipora capricornis isolate CH-2021 chromosome 3, ASM3666992v2, whole genome shotgun sequence genome window below encodes:
- the LOC138042896 gene encoding adenylate cyclase CyaB-like: protein MPSNMEIKVKVDDLEKLTRKVEELSASEGEIIEQSDVFFNVPQGRLKLRYLQNRPSQLIFYERDDKSGPKMSNFHIATTNNPDDLANVLSHALGQKGIVKKRRLLYLVGQTRVHCDDVEGLGHFMELEVVMKENQSATEGEAIAKDLMSKLGLKDADLVKGAYIDLLSSQNA, encoded by the exons ATGCCGTCGAATATGGAAATCAAAGTAAAAGTTGATGATTTAGAGAAACTTACGAGGAAAGTTGAAGAACTAAGCGCTTCTGAAg GAGAGATCATTGAGCAAAGTGATGTATTTTTCAATGTTCCTCAAGGAAGACTGAAG CTAAGATATCTTCAAAACAGACCATCTCAGCTTATTTTCTATGAGAGGGATGACAAGAGTGGTCCAAAGATGTCCAACTTTCATATTGCTACAACAAATAATCCAGATGATTTAGCAAATGTTCTTTCACACGCACTGGGACAAAAAG GTATTGTCAAGAAAAGACGTCTCTTGTATCTTGTGGGTCAAACCAGAGTACACTGTGATGATGTTGAAGGCTTGGGACATTTTATGGAGTTAGAG GTAGTTATGAAAGAAAATCAGAGTGCAACAGAAGGAGAGGCGATTGCGAAAGACTTAATGTCAAAGCTAGGATTGAAAGATGCAGATCTTGTTAAGGGCGCATATATAGACTTGCTTTCGTCACAAAATGCGTAG